The following is a genomic window from Candidatus Jidaibacter acanthamoeba.
AGAGGAAAGGAATGAGTAAACTGAGGAAATATAGTAAGGAATTTAAAGAAGAAGCAGTTAAACTAGTTAGAAATAAGGGTATTATAAATATTTATAATACCCTTTAACATAGTACAAGATAATTACCTACAGCAAGATATACTAGAAGAATACAGCCATACCCATGAGACCAGATCAAAAGCATTAATGCAGGCGGTTGATCTGCTAAACAAGAAGTATGGCAGAGGCACTATACAACATGCAGCCGAGGGGATAAAGAAGGAATGGAAGGTAAAGGCAGAATTACTATCACCCAGATATACTACCAGGTGGGATGAATTAAAGGGAGTAGGGTAGTTATTATAATAATATGCATATTTAAATTATTCAGAAGATAGTTTACTAAGCTTCTGATTAACTCAAACATTATTGAGCTGACTTGGGGCAAAGATAGAGATGACGATAAGGATAGAGTTAAGCTTGTAGAGGAGGACTTCTCTGCTTCAGGTAATAACGTTTACTCTTTACCTTCCTTTATCTCTAAAGTCTCCGCAGGTTCTCCTACATTCGGTGATAGCTTTATAGACGACCTTATTGATCTTAACGGTTACTTAGTTAAAAACCCCCCGCTACTTATTTCATGCGTACAGTCAGTGATGCAATGATTAGTATAGGTATATTTATCGGGGACTTGGTTGTCGTAGATAGAAGCATCACTCCTGAGAATGGTCAAGTTGTGGTTGCTACATACGGGGGAGAGCTGATAATAAGAAGATATTATAATGATAACGGTATTATACTTCTACTTCCCGAGAATGATAACTACACTTCAATCAATGTTACAACCACTCCAGGTATAGTAATATGGGGTATAGCTACCGCGGTTATTCATAAGTTCTAGTACTTATGAATAAAAGGTTATTGCGGTGAGGTCGCTACGGCGCTTTTTGGAGGCGCGCTCCCTCACCTTTACTACCTTATTACCGGATACTAACAATTTATGAGCTAATTCGAGGTAATTTATTCTTCTAGTGCCCACATTTCCTTAAATGCTTCAAAAGTTTTTTTCTCGTGAGCGATTTTATATGCTATTTCAAATTCTCTGTCTGATAATTTGTAACAAGTATTTACTGACAGATCAGCTCTTGTCTTACCTACTACAATTTGCTGAAGTATAAAATATGCACAGTCTTTATTAGGAATAGTTGGAATAGCATTAAACAATTTATCTCTTGCAGCTATCATTGTAGCAGTGTCAAAAGAATAAGCAATATTACTTTGCAAGCTAAATACCCCACAGAAAACAAATATAAACTTTTTATACATAAATTAAATTTACCAATATTAAATGAGATCTAACTTATAAATTTCATAGCTAAATGTCAATCCGACATATTTTAACTGCTTATATATTTTATTGGTATTCGGAAAAAGGCATTATATTGTCATATGTATTTCTATTTATATGCATCTCAGCATCTCTTAATTCATAAATGGACTGTAAATTCATCCATAATTCCGGGGTTGTTTTAAAAAACCTAGAAAGCCTTAATGCAGTATCTCCCGTTATTGCTCTTCTACCGTTCAATATTTCAGTGACTCTATTTGTCGGTACCCCTATATTTTTTGCTAACTGATTTGCACTCATATTAAGTGGTACCAAAAATTCTTCTTTAAGAATCTCTCCCGGATGTATCGGTCTCATTTTATTTTGCATAATCTTCTCCTTAATGATAATCTATTATTTCAACCTGGTAAGCATTACCTTCAAGCCATCGGAAACAAATGCGCCATTGATCATTTATTCTTATACTGTAAAACCCTCTCTTATCCCCAATTAATGCTTCTAACCTATTACCCGGCGGAACTTTCAAATCTTCTAAGCTATGTGCTGCATCGATCATTACTAATTTGCGCTCCGCTTGTTCTTTAAATGAAGAAAATTGCTTTACAAATTTACCGTTAAACAAAGCTTCAGTCTTACTATTAGCAAAACTCTTTATCATACTTATTCATTTTTTTTGTATACCATAATATTATCATGTAGTATGCATTATGTAAAGCATAACAAGCAGGTATCGTTGTTATTTTAGGGGTTTGACAATCAATGGAACGAAAAGTTACTCTAAGGAAATATTATTGTCAGATATAGCTAGATATCGATAAAAGGTAGCTCTTGAAATCTTTAAAATATTACAAATATTATTAATGTTCATATTATGGTTTTGATACATTTTTTTGCAGTTAGAACTTTTGGGTCTGAAGCAAGTATCTTTTTTCTTCCGCCTTTTTTACCTCTATCTCTAGCAGCATTTAAACCTGCTCTTGTTCTTTCATATCCTTTCTAATTCGTTCAATCGCCACTAAGGCTTAATTTTATTTATCTTGGTAACTACTAACAATTACTCTAGTTAATAACCTACTTAAAAAGACGACGGCATAGCCGAGAAAGAAATCAGGACTAAAAATCCTGATCAATCCTGATCACACCAATCGCACCCATAGGTGCATCGGCTGTAAGCTAGGTATAACCTAGTGTTATCTAAGTACATACAAGTGCATACATCTTTATATTGTTTTGTATACACCTTGACATACATTCATCTGGAACTCTTTTAGAATCTTAGTTTAAGCTGTATAGCTACGTGTATATAGCTTATTATAATTCTTTACTTACCTAACCCCTGAGAATTACTACTAGCGCGGTTGGAGGAAGACTCAACCCATATAGTGGATGATTGTTCTTGAGCTCTTATACACTCATCAATTGCCTTTTTTGTTCTTTCAATTTCTGCTCGTGGCCTTGGCTCAATATAATTTTCTCTTAATGTTAAGCTTGTATTAAGGAAAAATTTTGCTTCATCGTATTCCCCTAATTGTTGATGAGATCTCCCACAGCTATAATAAACACTAGCTAGTTTAGGGTTATCTTTTGAACTACAATAAGTAAAGTATTTAATTGCGGAGCGAAATAATTGTGTAGCTCTACTAAAATTTTTTGCTTGATAACAATCAAACCCTTCTTTGTTAAGACGCAGAGCTGTTTCTTGAAATTCTTGGTATAATTGTTTTAAATCATGATAATATTTTCTTTTAAGATACATCTCAGACAAATCTTTAATATCAATGGTAATATATGTCTTAAACTGATTATCCGGAGCATTTTCTTTATAAGATTTACATAAATTGTTAACTTCTGAAAAAATATCATTATCTTT
Proteins encoded in this region:
- a CDS encoding DUF4113 domain-containing protein → MQAVDLLNKKYGRGTIQHAAEGIKKEWKVKAELLSPRYTTRWDELKGVG
- a CDS encoding HigA family addiction module antitoxin, coding for MQNKMRPIHPGEILKEEFLVPLNMSANQLAKNIGVPTNRVTEILNGRRAITGDTALRLSRFFKTTPELWMNLQSIYELRDAEMHINRNTYDNIMPFSEYQ
- a CDS encoding type II toxin-antitoxin system RelE/ParE family toxin; the encoded protein is MIKSFANSKTEALFNGKFVKQFSSFKEQAERKLVMIDAAHSLEDLKVPPGNRLEALIGDKRGFYSIRINDQWRICFRWLEGNAYQVEIIDYH
- a CDS encoding helix-turn-helix domain-containing protein yields the protein MYQNHNMNINNICNILKISRATFYRYLAISDNNISLE